In Gouania willdenowi chromosome 15, fGouWil2.1, whole genome shotgun sequence, one DNA window encodes the following:
- the spast gene encoding spastin isoform X1 — MSAKTNATASKDSGEVIKNYHKQAFECISKALRIDEDDTGEKLEAVQWYKRGIAELEKGIAVQITGQAGDHNERAKRLQDKMVTNLKMARDRLALLETTMASKRRSDQQRTTNHFLPQSKAKSQPGIAGVSSNVRHSTTPRSQSRPFDTKGIPRVGKAQNGKPAAVKQPPKREMKNFKNVDSKLANLILNEIVDSGASVSFEDIAGQKLAKQALQEIVILPALRPELFTGLRAPARGLLLFGPPGNGKTMLAKAVAAESNATFFNISAASLTSKYMGEGEKLVRALFAVARELQPSVIFIDEVDSLLCERREGEHEASRRLKTEFLIQFDGVQSGGDDRVLVMGATNRPQELDEAALRRFAKRVYVMLPDEETRFTLLKNLLGKHGNPLSKNDLSQLAKSTAGYSGSDLTSLAKDAALGPIRELGPDQVRCMTAGEMRNIKMKDFVDSLMRIKSSVSPSTLNMYSKWNQDYGDTTAF; from the exons ATGTCGGCCAAAACAAACGCTACAGCGAGCAAAGACAGCGGTGAAGTGATTAAAAACTACCACAAGCAAGCGTTCGAGTGCATATCCAAGGCGTTACGGATCGACGAGGATGACACAG gagagaagctggaggcTGTGCAGTGGTATAAGAGAGGCATCGCTGAGCTGGAGAAGGGGATCGCAGTGCAGATCACAGGACAAG CAGGAGATCACAATGAGAGAGCCAAGAGACTTCAGGACAAGATGGTCACAAATCTAAAAATGGCCAGAGACAGGCTGGCCCTCTTAG AGACTACAATGGCATCGAaaagaagaagtgatcaacagAGGACCACAAATCACTTTCTTCCACAATCGAAAGCTAAAAGTCAGCCTGGAATAGCAGGTGTGTCCTCCAATGTCAGGCATTCAACTACTCCCAGATCACAATCAAGGCCCTTTGACACAAAA GGAATCCCTCGTGTGGGAAAAGCTCAGAATGGAAAACCTGCTGCTGTTAAACAGCCTCCTAAGAGGGAAATGAAAAACTTCAAGAATGTGGACAGTAAATTGGCAAACCTGATTCTGAATGAAATAGTCGACAG TGGAGCATCTGTTTCCTTTGAGGACATTGCAGGACAGAAACTGGCCAAGCAAGCACTCCAGGAAATAGTAATCCTTCCTGCCTTGAGACCAGAG CTCTTTACTGGTCTGAGAGCTCCTGCTCGTGGACTGCTACTGTTTGGCCCACCTGGGAATGGAAAAACGATGCTC GCTAAAGCAGTCGCTGCAGAGTCGAACGCCACATTCTTCAACATCAGCGCTGCCAGTTTGACCTCCAAATAT ATGGGAGAAGGCGAAAAGCTTGTGCGAGCTCTGTTTGCAGTCGCCCGGGAATTACAGCCCTCTGTTATCTTTATTG ATGAAGTGGACAGTTTGCTGTGTGAAAGAAGAGAGGGGGAACATGAAGCATCACGCCGCTTAAAAACCGAGTTTCTCATTCAGTTTGATGGG GTGCAGTCAGGTGGAGATGACAGAGTTCTTGTTATGGGTGCAACCAACAGGCCTCAAGAACTTGATGAAGCAGCATTAAG ACGGTTTGCAAAAAGGGTTTACGTGATGTTGCCAGACGAGGAG ACAAGATTCACACTCTTAAAGAATCTTCTGGGAAAGCACGGAAATCCGCTCAGCAAAAACGATCTGTCGCAGCTTGCAAA ATCTACTGCTGGTTATTCAGGCAGTGATCTCACCTCACTAGCTAAGGATGCTGCACTTGGACCAATCAGAG AGTTGGGTCCAGACCAGGTCCGCTGTATGACTGCAGGAGAG ATGCGGAACATCAAGATGAAAGACTTT
- the spast gene encoding spastin isoform X2, translated as MSAKTNATASKDSGEVIKNYHKQAFECISKALRIDEDDTGEKLEAVQWYKRGIAELEKGIAVQITGQGDHNERAKRLQDKMVTNLKMARDRLALLETTMASKRRSDQQRTTNHFLPQSKAKSQPGIAGVSSNVRHSTTPRSQSRPFDTKGIPRVGKAQNGKPAAVKQPPKREMKNFKNVDSKLANLILNEIVDSGASVSFEDIAGQKLAKQALQEIVILPALRPELFTGLRAPARGLLLFGPPGNGKTMLAKAVAAESNATFFNISAASLTSKYMGEGEKLVRALFAVARELQPSVIFIDEVDSLLCERREGEHEASRRLKTEFLIQFDGVQSGGDDRVLVMGATNRPQELDEAALRRFAKRVYVMLPDEETRFTLLKNLLGKHGNPLSKNDLSQLAKSTAGYSGSDLTSLAKDAALGPIRELGPDQVRCMTAGEMRNIKMKDFVDSLMRIKSSVSPSTLNMYSKWNQDYGDTTAF; from the exons ATGTCGGCCAAAACAAACGCTACAGCGAGCAAAGACAGCGGTGAAGTGATTAAAAACTACCACAAGCAAGCGTTCGAGTGCATATCCAAGGCGTTACGGATCGACGAGGATGACACAG gagagaagctggaggcTGTGCAGTGGTATAAGAGAGGCATCGCTGAGCTGGAGAAGGGGATCGCAGTGCAGATCACAGGACAAG GAGATCACAATGAGAGAGCCAAGAGACTTCAGGACAAGATGGTCACAAATCTAAAAATGGCCAGAGACAGGCTGGCCCTCTTAG AGACTACAATGGCATCGAaaagaagaagtgatcaacagAGGACCACAAATCACTTTCTTCCACAATCGAAAGCTAAAAGTCAGCCTGGAATAGCAGGTGTGTCCTCCAATGTCAGGCATTCAACTACTCCCAGATCACAATCAAGGCCCTTTGACACAAAA GGAATCCCTCGTGTGGGAAAAGCTCAGAATGGAAAACCTGCTGCTGTTAAACAGCCTCCTAAGAGGGAAATGAAAAACTTCAAGAATGTGGACAGTAAATTGGCAAACCTGATTCTGAATGAAATAGTCGACAG TGGAGCATCTGTTTCCTTTGAGGACATTGCAGGACAGAAACTGGCCAAGCAAGCACTCCAGGAAATAGTAATCCTTCCTGCCTTGAGACCAGAG CTCTTTACTGGTCTGAGAGCTCCTGCTCGTGGACTGCTACTGTTTGGCCCACCTGGGAATGGAAAAACGATGCTC GCTAAAGCAGTCGCTGCAGAGTCGAACGCCACATTCTTCAACATCAGCGCTGCCAGTTTGACCTCCAAATAT ATGGGAGAAGGCGAAAAGCTTGTGCGAGCTCTGTTTGCAGTCGCCCGGGAATTACAGCCCTCTGTTATCTTTATTG ATGAAGTGGACAGTTTGCTGTGTGAAAGAAGAGAGGGGGAACATGAAGCATCACGCCGCTTAAAAACCGAGTTTCTCATTCAGTTTGATGGG GTGCAGTCAGGTGGAGATGACAGAGTTCTTGTTATGGGTGCAACCAACAGGCCTCAAGAACTTGATGAAGCAGCATTAAG ACGGTTTGCAAAAAGGGTTTACGTGATGTTGCCAGACGAGGAG ACAAGATTCACACTCTTAAAGAATCTTCTGGGAAAGCACGGAAATCCGCTCAGCAAAAACGATCTGTCGCAGCTTGCAAA ATCTACTGCTGGTTATTCAGGCAGTGATCTCACCTCACTAGCTAAGGATGCTGCACTTGGACCAATCAGAG AGTTGGGTCCAGACCAGGTCCGCTGTATGACTGCAGGAGAG ATGCGGAACATCAAGATGAAAGACTTT